The Drosophila teissieri strain GT53w chromosome X, Prin_Dtei_1.1, whole genome shotgun sequence genome has a segment encoding these proteins:
- the LOC122624760 gene encoding putative gustatory receptor 2a isoform X2: MDTLRALEPLHRVCQVCNLWPWRLAPPPDSEGILLRRSRWLELYGWTVLMAATGFTAYGLFQESSVQEEPDAESTISSIGHTVDFIQLVGMRVAHLAAVLEALWQRHAQRSFFAELGEIDRLLSKALRVDVEAMRLQMRRQTSRRAVWILWGYAVSQLLILGAKLLARGDRFPIYWISYLLPLLVCGLRYFQIFNATQLVRQRLDVLLVALQQLQLHRKGPAVDTVLEAQDDLEDAAMDRLIAVRLVYQRVWALVALLNRCYGLSVLMQVGNDFLAITSNCYWMFLNFRQSAASPFDILQIVASGVWSAPHLGNVLVLSLLCDRTAQCATRLALCLHQVTVDLRNESHNALITQFSLQLLHQRLHFSAAGFFNVDCTLLYTIVGATTTYLIILIQFHMSESTIGGGSNGQ; this comes from the exons ATGGACACGCTGAGAGCTCTGGAGCCGCTGCACCGCGTCTGCCAAGTGTGCAACCTGTGGCCCTGGCGCCTCGCACCCCCGCCCGACTCGGAGGGCATCCTGCTCCGGAGATCGCGCTGGCTGGAGCTGTACGGCTGGACCGTGCTGATGGCGGCCACCGGCTTTACCGCCTACGGCCTCTTCCAGGAGAGCAGCGTGCAAGAGGAGCCGGACGCGGAGTCCACCATCTCGAGCATAGGTCACACGGTGGACTTCATTCAGCTGGTGGGCATGCGGGTGGCTCATCTGGCTGCCGTGCTGGAGGCCCTGTGGCAGCGGCACGCACAACGAAGCTTCTTCGCTGAGCTGGGCGAGATCGATCGCCTGCTGTCCAAGGCCCTGAGGGTGGACGTGGAGGCTATGCGGCTCCAAATGCGTCGGCAGACGTCGCGCCGAGCTGTGTGGATCCTGTGGGGCTATGCGGTTAGCCAACTCCTCATCCTGGGCGCCAAGCTGCTCGCCCGGGGCGACAGGTTCCCCATCTACTGGATCAGCTACTTGCTGCCACTGCTCGTGTGCGGTCTGCGCTACTTTCAGATCTTCAACGCCACTCAGCTCGTGCGCCAGCGCCTGGATGTGCTCCTGGTGGCCttgcagcagctccagctgcatcGGAAAGGGCCCGCCGTGGATACTGTGCTGGAAGCGCAGGACGACCTGGAAGATGCGGCCATGGATCGACTGATCGCTGTCAGACTCGTCTACCAGCGGGTGTGGGCCCTAGTGGCCTTGCTAAACCGCTGCTACGGACTCTCCGTGTTGATGCAGGTGGGCAACGACTTCCTGGCCATCACCTCCAACTGCTACTGGATGTTCCTCAACTTTCGCCAGTCGGCGGCCTCACCCTTCGACATCCTGCAGATCGTGGCCAGCGGCGTATGGTCTGCCCCCCACCTGGGCAATGTGCTCGTCCTCTCGCTGCTTTGCGACCGAACGGCCCAGTGT GCCACTCGTCTGGCCCTGTGCCTGCACCAGGTGACCGTGGACCTGAGGAACGAGAGCCACAACGCCCTG ATAACCCAGTTCTCGCTGCAGCTACTCCACCAACGGCTCCACTTCAGCGCCGCTGGCTTCTTCAATGTGGACTGCACCCTTCTCTATACG ATCGTGGGAGCCACTACCACGTACCTGATAATTCTGATCCAGTTTCACATGAGCGAATCCACCATCGGCGGTGGATCCAACGGACAGTAG
- the LOC122624760 gene encoding putative gustatory receptor 2a isoform X1 — MDTLRALEPLHRVCQVCNLWPWRLAPPPDSEGILLRRSRWLELYGWTVLMAATGFTAYGLFQESSVQEEPDAESTISSIGHTVDFIQLVGMRVAHLAAVLEALWQRHAQRSFFAELGEIDRLLSKALRVDVEAMRLQMRRQTSRRAVWILWGYAVSQLLILGAKLLARGDRFPIYWISYLLPLLVCGLRYFQIFNATQLVRQRLDVLLVALQQLQLHRKGPAVDTVLEAQDDLEDAAMDRLIAVRLVYQRVWALVALLNRCYGLSVLMQVGNDFLAITSNCYWMFLNFRQSAASPFDILQIVASGVWSAPHLGNVLVLSLLCDRTAQCATRLALCLHQVTVDLRNESHNALVGTTCAPEQSLIIPVPLQITQFSLQLLHQRLHFSAAGFFNVDCTLLYTIVGATTTYLIILIQFHMSESTIGGGSNGQ, encoded by the exons ATGGACACGCTGAGAGCTCTGGAGCCGCTGCACCGCGTCTGCCAAGTGTGCAACCTGTGGCCCTGGCGCCTCGCACCCCCGCCCGACTCGGAGGGCATCCTGCTCCGGAGATCGCGCTGGCTGGAGCTGTACGGCTGGACCGTGCTGATGGCGGCCACCGGCTTTACCGCCTACGGCCTCTTCCAGGAGAGCAGCGTGCAAGAGGAGCCGGACGCGGAGTCCACCATCTCGAGCATAGGTCACACGGTGGACTTCATTCAGCTGGTGGGCATGCGGGTGGCTCATCTGGCTGCCGTGCTGGAGGCCCTGTGGCAGCGGCACGCACAACGAAGCTTCTTCGCTGAGCTGGGCGAGATCGATCGCCTGCTGTCCAAGGCCCTGAGGGTGGACGTGGAGGCTATGCGGCTCCAAATGCGTCGGCAGACGTCGCGCCGAGCTGTGTGGATCCTGTGGGGCTATGCGGTTAGCCAACTCCTCATCCTGGGCGCCAAGCTGCTCGCCCGGGGCGACAGGTTCCCCATCTACTGGATCAGCTACTTGCTGCCACTGCTCGTGTGCGGTCTGCGCTACTTTCAGATCTTCAACGCCACTCAGCTCGTGCGCCAGCGCCTGGATGTGCTCCTGGTGGCCttgcagcagctccagctgcatcGGAAAGGGCCCGCCGTGGATACTGTGCTGGAAGCGCAGGACGACCTGGAAGATGCGGCCATGGATCGACTGATCGCTGTCAGACTCGTCTACCAGCGGGTGTGGGCCCTAGTGGCCTTGCTAAACCGCTGCTACGGACTCTCCGTGTTGATGCAGGTGGGCAACGACTTCCTGGCCATCACCTCCAACTGCTACTGGATGTTCCTCAACTTTCGCCAGTCGGCGGCCTCACCCTTCGACATCCTGCAGATCGTGGCCAGCGGCGTATGGTCTGCCCCCCACCTGGGCAATGTGCTCGTCCTCTCGCTGCTTTGCGACCGAACGGCCCAGTGT GCCACTCGTCTGGCCCTGTGCCTGCACCAGGTGACCGTGGACCTGAGGAACGAGAGCCACAACGCCCTGGTAGGTACCACCTGTGCGCCAGAGCAATCATTGATAATCCCCGTCCCTCTGCAGATAACCCAGTTCTCGCTGCAGCTACTCCACCAACGGCTCCACTTCAGCGCCGCTGGCTTCTTCAATGTGGACTGCACCCTTCTCTATACG ATCGTGGGAGCCACTACCACGTACCTGATAATTCTGATCCAGTTTCACATGAGCGAATCCACCATCGGCGGTGGATCCAACGGACAGTAG